AGATAAAGATATTATTTATGATGATGACGCTCCAGAACTATCCGAAGACAAACTTAAACAATTTCATCATATAAGACAATCAAAAACTAAACAATCGCTAGCTACAGTAATAGAACAAGATTAAAACACGCTATTACATCTTCGGCAAGAAATTAAAACAACTGTAAAAGCCGCTTTCGCGGCTTTGATTAATTTTTATTTTCCACTAATTTTTGATACCATTTATACGACATAATTATGGGCACCAGCACCATAACGGCTAAAATACCAAGCAAGATAACAAACATTAAAGTACCGCTAATAAAAAAGTTAAGAACCGTTATAAGCACTCCGCCAAAAAAGAATAAAAAGCCGGCCAATCTATGGGTTTTGTTCCATACCTCGTTGTTAGAGAGTGTCCATGGTGTTTTAATACCGGCAAAAAAGTTACTCTTAAATTTAGGTAACATATTGCCTAAAAAGATAAAAAGTATCCCCAAAAAAGCTATCACGACAAAATGCACCTGTATCCGGCCGGGGTTAAAACTCTCCGATAATATCATACCAACAATACCCAGCAAAAATAACATCATAAACAGGGCAAAAGCATCGTAAAAACCGCGAAATTTTTCGTAATTCTTCCCGCGCGGGTCAATTTTGGGTAACAGCATAAAAAGCCCGGCAATGGCCGGTGAAAGGCCCGCCAACCACCAAATATGGGCCTTATGGCCGCGTGACGGCTCGCCGCTTAAGCCCCAATTCATCGGTATGGTCTCGGGCAGCCTACTATACAGCGCCGCTACCAAAATAATAGGCGCTAAAGCCAACAGCCAAATACATATCCTTATTATACTTATTTTTTTCATTATTTATCTTCCCCTTTATCTCCTTTTAAATTAAGTGCGTAACGTATAATTTCATCAAGCATCGTCATATTTAGTTCATAATAAATATATTTACCTTGTTTATCATCGCTTACCAGCCCGGCCTGCTTTAATACCGATAAATGATGCGATATGGTCGCCCCTGTCATCGCAAAGCGCTCGCCAATTTCGCCGGCCGTTAGTGCGCCATTTACCAGTAAATTTAAAATTTCGCGCCGTGTACTATCGGACAGGGCTTTAAAGGTATCGGCTACTCCCACTGCTGCCTCCTTATCTTCAACATTTAGACACTTGTCTATTAGATTTATATCTAAATATACCCGATGTTGCAAAATGTGTCAACTATTTTTTATAGTATTTTTTGTTAATTTATGCTACTATGAATAATGATTATAAATTTTGACGAACTTACAGCCATTAACCCCGAGTGGGGTATTAATAAGATAGTTTTTGATAGCCGCGAGGCAGGTAGCCGCACAATTTTTTGTGCCTTAACCGGCCTTCATACCGATGGCCACCTTTTTATAACTAAAGCAAAAGAGCAAGGCTGCCGCTTTTTTTTAATAGAAGATAAAAATTTTGCCGACGATAGCGCCGGTTTTATCTACTTGCTGGCCGCCAATAGCCGCTTAGCGATGGCTAAACTTTCGGCCATTTTTTATGATTATCCCAGTAAGAAAATTAAAGTAATTGGCGTTACCGGCACCGACGGCAAAAGTACCACCAGTTATTTAATTTACCAGCTGCTTACTTTGCTGGGTTATAAAGTTGGCCTTATTTCTACCGTTAGCCTTAAAATTGCTGGCAATTTAGAGGATAATAATATGCGGCAAAGTACCCCTGAGGCTCCTCAGATAGAGGAGGCCTTAAGCCAAATGTTTAAATCCGGCCTCGATTATGCCGTGCTTGAGGCCACGAGTCATGGCCTTGCCGAAGAAACCGGCCGTTTAAAATACATTAACTTTGTAGCCGGCGTTTTTACTAACCTTACCATCGAGCACCTAGAGTTTCATAAAACTTTTGAAAATTATCGGCAAGCCAAAGCTAACCTCTTCAGAAAGGTGGCTGCTCATAAAGGTATAACTATTATTAATATTGACGATGAACATAGCGCTAACTTTATTGAGGCCGCCAAAGGCAGTATCATAATTACTTATGGCAGAAACATTCACGCCGATTATAACATCAGCAGGGAAGAAAGCCTGCCTACCTCTAATAACTTTGTTCTTAGCATTAATAATCATAGTTCAAGTCATAACATTTTAGTGGCTAACATTAATTTGGCCGGCGCTTTTAATATCGAAAACAGTACGGCTGCCTTTGCTACAGTGGTTAATCTTTTAAAATTACCTCCGGAAGAAGTTATTAAATTCTTGCCGCAACTTACCGCTCCTACCGGCCGTATGAAAATTATCCAAACTAAACCTTTTGGTGTAATTGTCGATTATGCCCATACACCGGGCAGCTTCGCCAAACTCCTGCCGCAGATGAAA
The DNA window shown above is from Spirochaetaceae bacterium and carries:
- a CDS encoding SdpI family protein — encoded protein: MKKISIIRICIWLLALAPIILVAALYSRLPETIPMNWGLSGEPSRGHKAHIWWLAGLSPAIAGLFMLLPKIDPRGKNYEKFRGFYDAFALFMMLFLLGIVGMILSESFNPGRIQVHFVVIAFLGILFIFLGNMLPKFKSNFFAGIKTPWTLSNNEVWNKTHRLAGFLFFFGGVLITVLNFFISGTLMFVILLGILAVMVLVPIIMSYKWYQKLVENKN
- a CDS encoding UDP-N-acetylmuramoyl-L-alanyl-D-glutamate--2,6-diaminopimelate ligase is translated as MIINFDELTAINPEWGINKIVFDSREAGSRTIFCALTGLHTDGHLFITKAKEQGCRFFLIEDKNFADDSAGFIYLLAANSRLAMAKLSAIFYDYPSKKIKVIGVTGTDGKSTTSYLIYQLLTLLGYKVGLISTVSLKIAGNLEDNNMRQSTPEAPQIEEALSQMFKSGLDYAVLEATSHGLAEETGRLKYINFVAGVFTNLTIEHLEFHKTFENYRQAKANLFRKVAAHKGITIINIDDEHSANFIEAAKGSIIITYGRNIHADYNISREESLPTSNNFVLSINNHSSSHNILVANINLAGAFNIENSTAAFATVVNLLKLPPEEVIKFLPQLTAPTGRMKIIQTKPFGVIVDYAHTPGSFAKLLPQMKENLTGRMLVVFGSAGERNKEKRPLQGELADNYADIIILTDEDPRLEGSLPIIEDIAKGIKNKKLNETLFFIPDRTTAITKAYELAKTDDLVLLLGKGHERSIFMAHGKEPWHEEEVAKALLNKN
- a CDS encoding autorepressor SdpR family transcription factor; this translates as MGVADTFKALSDSTRREILNLLVNGALTAGEIGERFAMTGATISHHLSVLKQAGLVSDDKQGKYIYYELNMTMLDEIIRYALNLKGDKGEDK